One Salvelinus namaycush isolate Seneca chromosome 4, SaNama_1.0, whole genome shotgun sequence genomic window carries:
- the LOC120045621 gene encoding collagen alpha-1(XIII) chain-like has protein sequence MKGEPGMAGIKGDVGPAGPEGPKGLKGDLGLKGDKGEPSAAGTGIKGEPGTPGLPGLSGSKGDKGDQGLKGEAGSDGPAGPRGPPGAAGEPGKSEIINNENDIRNVPLMGPPGPPGVSGTPGTKGEVGLPGPSGLDGEKGPRGKPGEPGPVGPAGPEGPRGEGGLMGFSGPKGDKGDMGPFGSSGQKGESGDKGGRSDMVYGPPGPPGPQGPVGPAGPEGLGGPKGEHGIGIRGEKGASGSKGDRGDRGHLGLPGLIGPVGVAGPAGPKGDRGFMGDSGVPGPIGPQGIPGLVGPQGFKGNRGERGKKGNRGTKGDKGDQGAPGLDAPCPLGDDGLPVSGCWNK, from the exons GAATAAAG GGTGATGTTGGCCCCGCTGGTCCTGAAGGCCCCAAG GGACTGAAGGGAGACCTTGGACTGAAG GGTGACAAGGGCGAACCCAGCGCAGCAGGAACTGGCATCAAAGGAGAACCAGGGACCCCAGGACTCCCAGGCCTATCAGGATCCAAG GGTGACAAAGGCGACCAAGGTCTCAAG GGGGAAGCAGGATCTGATGGCCCAGCTGGACCAAGA GGTCCTCCAGGTGCAGCAGGGGAGCCAGGGAAATCAGAAATCATCAACAATGAAAAT GATATTCGGAATGTACCTTTGATG GGCCCACCTGGCCCTCCAGGGGTCTCCGGAACACCAGGAACAAAGGGTGAAGTTGGCCTTCCAGGCCCTTCAGGTCTTGACGGAGAGAAG GGTCCTCGGGGGAAGCCTGGAGAGCCAGGTCCTGTTGGCCCAGCGGGCCCTGAAGGTCCCAGAGGGGAGGGGGGCCTGATGGGTTTCTCAGGACCCAAAGGAGACAAGGGGGACATGGGTCCCTTTGGATCATCT GGTCAGAAGGGCGAGTCCGGAGATAAGGGAGGAAGGTCAGACATG GTCTATGGGCCCCCAGGGCCTCCAGGGCCCCAAGGACCAGTTGGCCCCGCG GGACCTGAAGGACTGGGAGGACCAAAG GGGGAGCATGGCATAGGCATACGGGGAGAGAAGGGAGCATCTGGTTCGAAGGGCGATAGAGGGGACAGGGGCCATCTTGGACTTCCT GGTCTAATAGGACCAGTTGGTGTGGCAGGGCCAGCAGGACCAAAGGGAGATAGA gGTTTCATGGGAGATTCAGGAGTCCCAGGACCAATTGGTCCTCAAGGCATCCCT GGTTTAGTAGGACCACAAGGATTCAAAGGGAACCGG GGAGAGAGGGGCAAGAAAGGCAACAGGGGAACTAAAGGGGATAAGGGAGACCAAGGAGCACCCGGATTAGATGCCCCCTGTCCGTTG